Proteins encoded in a region of the Pocillopora verrucosa isolate sample1 chromosome 11, ASM3666991v2, whole genome shotgun sequence genome:
- the LOC136284099 gene encoding uncharacterized protein, translating to MFLQVEYLFAVVLFSAAKTTEGAENGVFFQIKENAFFSYRDKSLFWSGKTDSLLSCSVLCARQASCRSANFLENPGLCYLLRGEMQTSSATGRLLQRDGSFYLTKVASSIFPYKALAHTKDTLLDSLSIFKFMAIEQNTSPPPGSNHHSAVTSCQTLLKQSPATSTGVYWIDPDGGSQANAFKAYCDMDTNAGGWTLVWSYSFTNYSHFNDHSNAITPRPNWPAKNEVNVPISTISPLNETDYNAMNFSLWKKLGRQFLIKSNINNWLLCQPVTGSLVDWQKGDINCTITKYVTDPGESASAPSKFSPNIDNGPMFHSSGRWDSNFYYFNGYTGKYWPTHDPCGRNGPNQKKNVLDPHGNIYIRAE from the exons ATGTTTCTGCAAGTCGAGTACCTATTTGCAGTCGTCTTGTTCTCGGCGGCAAAGACAACTGAAGGAGCCGAAAAtggcgttttctttcaaataaaagaaaacgcttTTTTCAGCTACAGAGACAAAAGCCTCTTTTGGTCTGGAAAAACTgattctttgctttcctgttcggTTTTGTGTGCGAGACAAGCTTCGTGCAGAAgtgcaaactttctggaaaaccCAGGACTTTGTTACCTTCTTCGCggcgaaatgcaaacaagttcTGCAACTGGGCGGCTTTTACAGCGAGATGGCTCTTTCTATCTAACAAAG GTCGCCAGCTCTATTTTCCCTTACAAGGCTTTAGCACATACAAAAGATACTTTACTAGactcactttcaattttcaaatttatggCTATAGAGCAAAACACTTCTCCACCCCCTGGTTCTAACCACCACTCAGCAGTAACCTCATGCCAGACTCTCCTCAAACAGTCTCCCGCAACGTCCACGGGTGTTTATTGGATCGATCCTGACGGTGGCTCCCAGGCcaacgctttcaaggcttactgtgacATGGATACAAATGCAGGGGGCTGGACATtagtatggagctattcctttactaactACAGTCATTTTAACGATCATTCAAATGCAATCACTCCTAGGCCAAATTGGCCGGCCAAAAATGAAGTGAATGTTCCTATCTCTACAatttctccattaaatgaaacagactacaacgccatgAACTTCTCACTCTGGAAAAAACTCGGTAGACAGTtcctcatcaagagcaacataaacaactggctgttGTGTCAACCGGTAACTGGCAGCCTGGTTGATTGGCAGAAAGGTGACATCAACTGTACTATCACAAAATACGTGACTGACCCTGGAGAATCAGCTTCGGCGCCTTCCAAGTTTTCACCAAATATCGACAATGGACCAATGTTCCATTCGAGTGGGCGCTGGGACAgcaacttttattattttaatggtTACACGGGCAAATattggcctacccatgatccttgCGGAAGAAATGGgcccaaccaaaagaaaaatgttcttgatccACACGGTAACATTTATATTCGAGCCGAGTAG